Genomic segment of Halostella limicola:
CGCGCATCTCGCTCACGTCCTCGGTGGAGTCTATCGGGACCGCGTCTTCCAGGAAGTCGACCGGGCCGAAGCTCATGGCTGGGGCGCGGCGGGGAGTTCACCGGCGAACTCGCGCTCGACCGGACCGCGCAGTATCGCCGGCCCCTGCCGGGGGACGCGCACGGAGAGGTCGCCGCCGGGCGGCGAGACCGCGACGGTCTCGTCGTCGGTGCGGCCGGTCCGCCGCGCGGCCACCGCGATGGCGACCGCGCCCGTGCCGCAGGCGTCGGTCTCGCCCTCCACGCCGCGCTCGAAGGTGCGCTGGTCGAACCCGTCGCCGTCCCCGCTCTCGGCGGCGACGTTGACGTTCGCCCCCTCGGGGAAGACGTCCGCGTGGCGGATCGGCGCGGCGAACGCGTCCAGATTCACCTCGTCCACGTCCTCCACGAACGCGACGGCGTGGGGGACGCCGGTGGTCAGGGCCGTCACCTCGACGCCCTCGACGGTCTCCTCGACCAGCGGTTCGTCGCCGGCGAGGGGGACGTCCTCCGGGTCGAACGAGGGCAGCCCCATCTCGACGGCCACCTCATCGCCGCGGACTTCCGCCCGGCGGGTGCCCGCCGGGGTGTGGATGACCACCTCGTCCGCGCCGGTGCGGTCGGCGACCCACCGCGCGACGCAGCGGGCGCCGTTGCCGCACATCGCCGCGGTGCCGCCGTCCGGCTGGTAGAGGCGCATTTCCACCTCGGGCGGCGTCGGCGCGTCGTCGAGGTCGAGGACGAGGACGCCGTCCGCGCCCGTGGTTCGGTCGGGGTCGTCGGCGCCCGCGCCCGTCTCCCGGTCGCAGTGGGCGCGCGCGAACGCCGCCCAGTCGGGGACGTCCTCGTCCGCGTCGACGATCACGAAGTCGTTGCCGGTGCCGTGGTACTTGTCGTAGCTGATCATGGTTCCTCCAGTCTCGTCAGGTCGGCGAGCGTCTCCCGGCGGCGCGCCAGCGTCGCCTCGCCGCCGGAGAGCGTCACCGTCGCGGGCCGCGGTCGGGAGTTGTACTGGCTCGTCATCTCGTAGCCGTACGCGCCGGCGTTGCCGACGGCGAGCGTGTCGCCGCGCTCGGGGGCCGGCAGGTCGCGGTCCGTGCAGAGCACGTCCGCGCTTTCGCAGATGGGGCCGGTCACCGTCTGGGCGACCGTCTCGCGGTCTGCGGCGTCCGGCGCGAGGTTCCGCAGGTGGTGGTAGGCGTCGTACATCGCCGGGCGGAGCAGGGTCGTCATCCCCGCGTCGACGCCGACGACGGTCGTCTCAGCGGTCTCCTTCACCGTGTTCACGTCGGTCAGCAGGACGCCCGCGTCGGCGACGAGGTAGCGCCCGGGTTCGATCGCCAGTTCGGCGTCGACCTCGCCCAGCGCGTCGCGGGTCGCCTCGGCGACGGCGTCCAGGTCCAGCGG
This window contains:
- the dapF gene encoding diaminopimelate epimerase; the protein is MISYDKYHGTGNDFVIVDADEDVPDWAAFARAHCDRETGAGADDPDRTTGADGVLVLDLDDAPTPPEVEMRLYQPDGGTAAMCGNGARCVARWVADRTGADEVVIHTPAGTRRAEVRGDEVAVEMGLPSFDPEDVPLAGDEPLVEETVEGVEVTALTTGVPHAVAFVEDVDEVNLDAFAAPIRHADVFPEGANVNVAAESGDGDGFDQRTFERGVEGETDACGTGAVAIAVAARRTGRTDDETVAVSPPGGDLSVRVPRQGPAILRGPVEREFAGELPAAPQP